The DNA segment TATTGTGTTTTATCCGTTAAAAAGGATAATTGAACGTATTCAAGGAGAGTAAATGACAGTAAGTATCGACATTTTGGCTGAGGGAGTTGTTAAAGTGAAACAAAGTGTGACGTTAAAAGGAACTAAAGGCAGCTTTGTGTTAAGCTTGGATGAAGCAGCTTCTTTTGTATCCATCATGAAAGAATTAAATGAATTACTTGAACATTTGCATGGTGAACAAAAAAGGTCGAAAGAAGTTCAAAAAGATATTTATTTGGAGATAAAAACAGGAAACCGTCTATTATCTCAAGAACAACAAGAACTAGTGATTGAAGAAATTGAATCAAAAAGTACGTTTTTAATTAAAAAAATCACGTCTAATGTTGTGACTTATGAAAAAGCGATTGAATGGCAAGAGGCAGTAAGCCTTCAAATGGAAGTTCAAACGGTTAGAAGTGGGCAGGTTTTAACGGCACCAGGCAACC comes from the Carnobacterium sp. 17-4 genome and includes:
- a CDS encoding septum site-determining protein MinC translates to MTVSIDILAEGVVKVKQSVTLKGTKGSFVLSLDEAASFVSIMKELNELLEHLHGEQKRSKEVQKDIYLEIKTGNRLLSQEQQELVIEEIESKSTFLIKKITSNVVTYEKAIEWQEAVSLQMEVQTVRSGQVLTAPGNLLFVGKVHPGGMLRANGSIFIIGELMGIAHAGFEGDTNAVIVADFHTDAQVRIADSIQIIEKKNNHQDSIRKNEFAYINDLHILDFNSLEQLRKMRPNLGKVIGGLNEWV